The Mytilus edulis chromosome 12, xbMytEdul2.2, whole genome shotgun sequence genome contains a region encoding:
- the LOC139499050 gene encoding uncharacterized protein — protein MFCEIPESRRRRSADLSTIANGYFISISNDGLNFTEELAVISFDTRCYNCNVTDFWCAKEYQLDCPFLKIKVEDVEDNTVYIGVGIGVGIVIIILVALGIFIYCRKTTKGTHRGYDFTKECIPMTETHGDHQSQEHEEEEVTLLRKSQTS, from the exons atgttcTGTGAAATTCCTGAATCTCGAAGACGACGTTCTGCTGATTTAAGCACAATAGCAAACGGTTATTTCATCAGTATATCAAATGATGGCCTGAATTTCACTGAAGAACTTGCAGTAATTTCTTTCGACACACGGTGCTACAATTGTAATGTTACAGACTTTTGGTGCGCCAAAGAG tatCAACTTGACTGTCCTTTTCTGAAGATCAAAG TTGAGGATGTTGAAGATAACACAGTTTACATAGGAGTTGGTATTGGAGTCGGAATAGTAATTATCATTCTCGTCGCACTTGGAATCTTCATTTACTGCAGAAAAACAACTAAAGGAACACATAG AGGGTATGATTTTACAAAGGAATGCATACCTATGACAGAAACACACGGGGACCACCAATCACAAGAACATGAAGAAGAAGAAGTCACATTACTTCGAAAATCACAAACATCTTGA